One window of the Delphinus delphis chromosome 20, mDelDel1.2, whole genome shotgun sequence genome contains the following:
- the LRFN1 gene encoding leucine-rich repeat and fibronectin type III domain-containing protein 1 yields the protein MAPGPFSSALLSLPPAALPFLLLLWAGASRGQPCPGRCICQNVAPTLTMLCAKTGLLFVPPAIDRRVVELRLTDNFIAAVRRRDFANMTSLVHLTLSRNTIGQVAAGAFADLRALRALHLDSNRLAEVRGDQLRGLGNLRHLILGNNQIRRVESAAFDAFLSTVEDLDLSYNNLEALPWEAVGQMVNLNTLTLDHNLIDHIAEGTFVQLHKLVRLDMTSNRLHKLPPDGLFLRSQGPGPKPPTPLTVSFGGNPLHCNCELLWLRRLTREDDLETCATPEHLTDRYFWSIPEEEFLCEPPLITRQAGGRALVVEGQAVSLRCRAVGDPEPVVHWVAPDGRLLGNSSRTRVRGDGTLDVTITTLRDSGTFTCIASNAAGEATAPVEVCVVPLPLMAPPPAAPPPLTEPGSSDIATPGRPGANESGAERRLVAAELTSSSVLIRWPAQRPVPGIRMYQVQYNSSADDSLVYRMIPSTSQTFLVNDLAAGRAYDLCVLAVYDDGATALPATRVVGCVQFTTAGDPAPCRPLRAHFLGGTMIIAIGGVIVASVLVFIVLLMIRYKVYGDGDGRRVKGTSRSPPRVSHVCSQTNGAGAGATQAPPPPAQDRYEALREVPAPAAAVAVEAKAVAADTASAEPEAVLGRSLGGSATSLCLLPSEETSGEESWAAAGPRRSRSGALGPLASAPPTLALVPGGAPARPRPQQRYSFDGDYGALFQSHSYPRRARRTKRHRSTPHLDGAGGGAAGEDGDLGLGAARARLAFTSTEWMLESTV from the exons ATGGCTCCAGGCCCCTTCTCCTCGGCGCTCCTCTCGCTGCCGCCTGCTGCCCTGCCCTTTCTGCTGCTTCTCTGGGCGGGGGCATCTCGAGGCCAGCCCTGCCCCGGCCGCTGCATCTGCCAGAACGTGGCGCCCACGCTGACCATGCTGTGCGCCAAGACCGGCTTGCTCTTTGTGCCTCCGGCCATCGACCGGCGCGTGGTGGAGCTGCGGCTCACCGACAACTTCATCGCGGCCGTCCGCCGCCGAGACTTCGCCAACATGACCAGCCTGGTGCACCTCACCCTCTCCCGGAACACCATCGGCCAGGTGGCGGCCGGCGCCTTTGCAGACCTCCGCGCCCTCCGCGCCCTGCACCTCGACAGCAACCGCTTGGCGGAGGTCCGGGGCGACCAGCTCCGCGGCTTGGGCAACCTCCGCCACCTGATCCTCGGCAATAACCAGATCCGCCGGGTGGAGTCGGCCGCCTTCGACGCCTTTCTCTCCACCGTGGAGGACCTGGATCTGTCCTACAACAACTTGGAGGCCCTGCCGTGGGAGGCCGTAGGCCAGATGGTGAACCTGAACACCCTCACGCTGGACCACAACCTGATCGACCACATCGCCGAAGGTACCTTCGTGCAGCTTCACAAACTGGTTCGCCTGGACATGACCTCCAACCGCCTGCACAAACTGCCCCCTGACGGGCTCTTCCTGAGGTCCCAAGGCCCCGGGCCAAAGCCACCCACGCCGCTCACGGTCAGCTTCGGCGGCAACCCCCTGCACTGCAACTGCGAGCTGCTCTGGCTGCGGCGGCTGACAAGGGAGGATGACCTGGAGACGTGTGCCACCCCTGAGCACCTCACCGACCGCTACTTCTGGTCCATCCCCGAGGAGGAGTTCCTGTGTGAACCTCCGTTGATCACTCGGCAGGCAGGCGGCCGGGCCCTGGTGGTGGAGGGCCAGGCGGTCAGCCTGCGGTGCCGCGCTGTGGGTGACCCTGAGCCGGTAGTGCATTGGGTGGCACCTGATGGGCGGTTGCTGGGGAACTCGAGCCGGACCCGGGTCCGGGGGGATGGGACACTggatgtaaccatcaccaccttGCGGGACAGTGGCACGTTTACTTGCATAGCCTCCAACGCCGCCGGGGAAGCCACGGCACCGGTGGAGGTGTGCGTGGTGCCTCTGCCTCTGATGGCGCCCCCACCGGCCGCCCCACCACCTCTCACCGAGCCTGGCTCCTCGGACATCGCCACACCTGGCCGACCTGGTGCCAATGAATCTGGGGCTGAGCGCCGGCTTGTGGCTGCCGAGCTCACCTCCAGCTCCGTGCTCATCCGCTGGCCAGCCCAGAGGCCCGTGCCTGGCATCCGCATGTACCAGGTCCAGTACAACAGCTCCGCGGATGACTCCCTTGTCTACAG GATGATCCCATCCACCAGCCAGACCTTCCTGGTGAATGATCTGGCAGCGGGCCGCGCCTACGACCTGTGCGTGCTGGCCGTCTACGACGATGGGGCCACGGCGCTGCCCGCCACCCGAGTGGTGGGCTGCGTGCAGTTTACCACGGCGGGGGATCCCGCGCCCTGCCGCCCACTGAGGGCCCATTTCTTGGGCGGCACCATGATCATCGCCATCGGGGGTGTCATTGTCGCCTCCGTCCTCGTTTTCATAGTTCTGCTCATGATCCGCTACAAGGTCTACGGCGATGGGGATGGCCGCCGAGTCAAGGGCACCTCCAGGTCGCCTCCGCGGGTCAGCCACGTGTGCTCTCAGACCAACGGCGCAGGCGCAGGCGCAACGcaagccccgcccccgccggcgcAAGACCGCTACGAGGCGCTGCGCGAGGTGCCAGCTCCGGCTGCGGCGGTGGCCGTCGAGGCAAAGGCCGTGGCGGCCGACACGGCTTCCGCGGAACCGGAGGCGGTCCTTGGACGCTCCCTGGGCGGCTCAGCCACCTCGCTGTGCCTGCTGCCGTCCGAGGAAACCTCCGGGGAGGAGTCCTGGGCCGCGGCTGGCCCTCGGAGGAGCCGTTCTGGGGCCCTGGGACCGCTGGCTTCGGCGCCCCCCACTTTAGCTCTGGTTCCTGGGGGAGCCCCGGCCCGGCCGAGACCGCAGCAGCGCTATTCGTTTGACGGGGACTACGGGGCGCTCTTCCAGAGCCACAGTTACCCGCGCCGCGCCCGGCGGACAAAGCGCCACCGGTCCACGCCGCACCTGGACGGGGCCGGAGGGGGCGCGGCCGGGGAGGACGGAGACCTGGGGCTGGGCGCCGCCAGGGCGCGCCTGGCCTTTACCAGCACCGAGTGGATGCTGGAGAGTACCGTGTGA